From one Parambassis ranga chromosome 5, fParRan2.1, whole genome shotgun sequence genomic stretch:
- the LOC114435282 gene encoding uncharacterized protein LOC114435282 — MIQTLLLFSLTSVWTSAVRAAPTVYQAEEDDSITITWDSPVHTDLSHSNMICWFLSDPVKVLYEMIKGVEVPEPQHQQFAGRAQMDTDALREGRIRLHLSRLRTEDSGLYVCDVRTASGFGSSSCELTVSAAAAQTHPDRPALSPALSPPADTGGRTADTVGLIAAVVILGINLVRVALCIVHCQQDQNRQSIRGLSVQSLRVV; from the exons ATGATCCAgaccctgctgctgttcagcctgacctctgtct ggacgtctgctgtcagagcagctccgaccgtctatcaggcagaggaggacgacAGCATCACCATCACATGGGACAGTCCGgtccacacagacctgtctcACAGCAACATGATCTGTTGGTTCCTCTCAGACCCTGTGAAGGTTTTATATGAGATGATAAAAGGTGTGGAGGTCCCAGAGCCTCAGCATCAGCAGTTTGCAGGACGGGCTCAGAtggacacagacgccctcagagaaggacgaatcagacttcatctgtccagactcaggactgaagactctggtctgtatgtgtgtgatgtgaggacagcttctggttttggttcttccagctgtgagctcacagtctctg cagctgctgctcagacacaccctgacagaccagctctgagtccagctctgagtccaccagcagacacaggaggacggacagCAGACACTGTTGGACTGATAGCAGCAGTAGTTATTCTAGGTATTAATCTTGTCAGAGTTGCACTCTGCATTGTTCATTGTCAACAAGATCAGAACCGACAGTCCATCAGGGGTCTTTCTGTGCAGAGTCTCAGAGTGGTCTGA